The Triticum aestivum cultivar Chinese Spring chromosome 4B, IWGSC CS RefSeq v2.1, whole genome shotgun sequence sequence TCTCCGTCTTCCGCCCACCCAGGGATTAGGGGTAACGGTTatcttttgcaagaatctcatgtaTCAATAGATACGAGAATCGGTTGTGCATATTATCATATAGAAATGTGAATCGAGATGCATCTAGATGAGAGTTTGGCTTTCTTTCGGTAAAAGCTGGATTGTTTTCAGCAAACTAGCAATCTATGGAGATGGCTGATATGTCCCACCTTGATCAATACGTAGCAATATAGCCACTCTCATTTCAATGTGGCACAATTATATACCATAATTCCAAGTGTTTTGTctctttcagaaagaaaaaaatctCTAAAAAAAACTGTGTTTTGCGGTGTGCCCTTTGGTTGGTTGGATTTATTAAAAGGAAATGTTACGTGCTGATGTTTCCTACGAGAGCATGGCAAATCAGACGTTTTTATGGCAATTTATGTTGTCACATGGATAGTACCTTTGGCAAGCATAGCAAATCCTAGCAAAAAAACTGAAAGAGATTTGCAATCCTCGCACCACATAAATTGCCATGAAGAACGTTTGATTTGCCATGCTTTCCCAGCAAACGTTTGTTGGTTATCAAAATCCTTGTTCTGTGTTCCCCAGTGGCTTCAAACTTGATGGATCATATAGGATTCGGATCAAGGACTTGAATTGCCTTCATATTCATCTTCAGATCTTGCTAACatgcatctactccctccgttctaaaatataagaacgttttttatacTACAGTAGTATCAAAAACGTTCTTACATTTTagtatcaaaaacgttcttattttgggacggagggagtaccttttttTAGGgagggagaaaggaaaaaaattctatgagaccaggtctcacgggttagcaggtgagacctatcctgatggatgacatgtggcattcacaaatcacaaagcatttacCCCACCCCCTACCTGAAATAAGGAGGGAGGgggagattagatgctttgtgatttatgAATGACACATATCATCCATCAGAGCGGGTCTCACCTGGTTTagatgagacctggtctcatataattttttttccggGAGAAAGCCAATACACGTACTATAAGCTATGGACGAACCCAAACTAAACGAGACGACAAAGATTCGACCCGGTGCACAGATCACAGCGAGAGCAGTGTCACCTAAACCTAACAACTGACAGGACCAACGCAACCTGCTATATCTTCCTCATCATGTCATGTCGACCACAGCGAAGGAATTTACTCGGAAGAATTTCAATTTTCTCGTGGTTTACATGGATGACGGCTACGAACATCAGTGAGTCTATAAACATTTTTTGTTTACAAATCGCCTAACTAGTCACCACCGCATGGGGCCATCCTCCCGTTGCATCGACCTCGAAGGATCCTGCATCTGTAGCTCGTCGGGCGTTGCTTGGTTTGTGTGCCATTCCGACATGCAGTGGAACAAGGTTAACTGCTTGCTATCAAAATTTATCTTTGATTGTATTGTGCTATGTATTTACTCCTTGAATCATCAGGCTGTCAAGAAGAGGACGCTCCAGGTGCGCGCTCCCCCCTGCCGTTTTACCGTTCAGGTAGGCTCTGCAAAGACGAAACAGTCTCGAGTCAACCCAAAATGGAATCGACAAGTTGTTGCATCACATCCAAATGTCACCAGCCTATTTCGGTGACGCAATGCTTCTCTAGCCAAGCACCGGTGGATCCAGCGCGGCATAGAGTGCCACCGTCAATCCGCAGGCGGTTTAGTGAATCCGATCAGTGAGACATAGTTTGGGCACTTGTGTGCTTGAGCATGGCAAAAGCATCGCATTAGAATCTACACACTGTTTCCAGTGAGATACCGAGAGAGTTGAACTTCGGTTCAGTGCGCATAGCGGCGCAGCAACGAAAAGATCAGCTTGCAAGTAGATAATATAGACCTTACACTGGTCGACTGGAGCTCTGTTGTCGCGGTATTGCCATCCTCCTGTAATCAAAACAACAGAGCTGAGAAGGATGTCCAGCCAAATATTCTTTCTCAACTTCTGTACAATATACAACAGCAACGATTGTGTGGCTTATATCACCTCGAGTAAGAGATCTTTTCTTGTTATCAGTCCTACGACACGAGAAGGCCGAGGAACGACAAATATATGCCTCAATCCTAGTTGGCGGAAGAGATTGTACACCTGGGAATCATCACAAAGATCATCTCATATCCAACTCGCTGAAAATGAGTGAACAGTCCAAATGAAAGCAAGCTTTACCTTTGCCAAAGACATGTCCTCTGGCACTATGTAAGGAGACGGATTTAGAAATGGGGCGAGATCTAAATACAACCCAAGTTCCTCATCCGTCAAATGAATATCATCAATTGACTTTCCCTTACTTGAAGCTGGCTTAACAAAGTCACTAAAATTGTGCCTGTGTAACAGCAAAAACAGTCCATCACTACCAGTCAATAGACTATTGCTTCCTACTCAATGCTGTCCATGGCATTGCGGTGGATTATCATAATCACGTTTGTTTGAACCGGTTTTGCCTACTTTTGTGCATAATTTTTCATGGCAGATTGTAAAATAAGCACAGTTCAGCACCCGCAAACTGAGCCTTAGACAAACCTGTTCAGTACGCCAGGCCCACAAGGGAAAGGAGTATTCTGGAAATCTACTTTAGATTGCAAAAGCACCAACAAGTGACTGAAAGAAGAGGACAAATGGGTCAGTGTTCAGTGTACAAGGTAAACCAAGAAAGCAAGAGCAGATGGTACTGCATCTTACCTACGAagtatgagacctatgacaagcGACTCGCCATTCTGCCCACGTTCAACAATCTGAACAACAACAGAAAATCTGTTATTTAAACCCCCACAGAAGCAGCTGTGTTCTAGAACTGGCATCTGCTTACAGGGAAGCCATTGTGCTTGTTGCTTTGCAGAACAGAAACAATATCAACAACTCTTGAAACACGAGGAAGGCACACAACCTAACACCAAACACCAGAATATTGGACGTGTTAGATTTGGAACTATACTGACGCAAGATATAGTTCTTTCTTCCACCTTGAATGGAATAAAGATCATCAGAACCTTTTGATTCTTGCAGGCATCCTTCGCATTCATGTTTCTCATCACTTGTTTAGGCCTAGAGTCAAGTAAAGGGATGCCCTTTAATCGGGCCTGCTCTTCATATAGCCCCTCATTAAAAAAATCACCAACAGCCTACATGAATAGAAGTCAGAAGGAACACTCTGCATGTTCAACAAGGAGTCAAAGTTCGCAGAGTTTGAGACTTTGAGTCAATGTTTGCAGAGTTTTTACCTTAGAGATTAGAAGAACAAGCATGATTAATGGCAAGAGTTGTAAGTTGTTTGTAATCTCAACCATAATAACACATAAAGAGACAGTCATTCTCATCGAACCACCAAGAAACGAAGCAGCACCAAGTAGAGCATACCTATAGCAATATTAATAATAGTAAAATAGCCAGAGCATAAAGGAAGAATAAACTTCAAGGGGCCACTAATGCAAAAATAAGAAGCTTAATAAATAAGACATGCAACATAGGTTGAATTGGAGAGATAGTGATAACTCACGTGCCCTCGTCAACATTTAGTTTCTTATAGAACTTAACAACAGACATTCCAACAAGCCGGCCATACGTAGATCCAATCATTATTCCTGGGACAAATTGACCAGCTGGAACAGCAGTTCCAAATGTTACAATAGCTAAGGAGTAAAACATGACCTGAGCAAAGCAAGAAAGGGGGAAAGGTAAGTATATATGACAAATAAAGCTTCTTGATATCTCAAAACTCATCCAAATGATGGTAAATGGAATGGCGAGAAATAAAGTTCGCTACAGCATCAGAATATGCATAGAGTAGCAATaaccatcattttttattataccaatAGCATGTGCTACTAATACAAGAAAACACAATCAGACTTCGACGAGAGTACTGATCATtcataactttttaagatcatgaTTATTTGGACTTGGTAAGTACTTTTTCATGTTTTTCCTAACTTACATTAATAAAACTGCACTAGTTCAACAGCTCATGGAGTTAGGAAGATATTACGAGGTATAATATTCCATAAATCAAGCAGACAGAAAAGGGTACCAGGAAGGTGATAAGGCTTTGTGCACTGTACTCATGGAATGTTTTTGCACTGAACAGATTGCGTATTGCATCATCCTGCAAGAGAATGTTGTTGAATATTGTGACATGGAATACGGAACATGGAAGGAAAAGCTTTCCGAATATATTCTGACCTGAGAATTGAAGAAAATGGTTGCCAGATCATTGTATTCATTATCTTTTGAGCAGTAAAACTGCAATATACAGACAACATATTAAGAACACAGCCAATATTACTGTAGCTAAAGAGAAGATGTAATTCGAGTTGAAAAATCCTAAAGTAGACTCACATTAACGAAATTCCCATCTGTTCCAGGTGGATGAGGGCACTGGATACCAGAACTGGTTTCTAATTCAGGACATGGGCTGCATTTCCTCAGTAGTGGTAACACAAAGGAAACAGTGGATGTTATCAAAGATATGAGGCAAGCTTCAAAGATCTGCAAATATTAACCTGGATGTTAGGTATATAACTACAAGAGGAGCTCTACCTTTATAACCACTAATATATCATATCTCCAGCATACCTGGACTCGTTTCCCTTTCTTATGAAGATATGTTCGCCTCCATTTAGTTATATAGAGGGTGAGTTGATTAAATAGCGCTCCTGAAGAAACACCCAATGAATTAACTGAAAAACATCAATATGGCACAAATATACTAGGATTGTTTATTTGTTTTGGGCCTATAGTGAGTTTGTGGGCAGGCTTTTTCACAATTGTGATACGCCGGTTAATTAGCATATTATTTTCATGTAACTTGATCCAACTCTAACTACAGGGGGGTTCTCTACAAGACACCCTCAGCTGTTTAGCCAACTGTGACAGAACTTAGCATAGTGCAGTAGTTACAAAATCAGTAGGGAGAATATGAACTAGACTGAGGGAATAACCCCCCAGTCGGCCTAAAGTTCAGTGGGTACAAGAATCCAGGCTGGCTAGGTGCAGCTTTGCTTCTCTAGCCAGTTGACATCCAAAGGAGTTCTCATCAAGTAAACAAATGTTGACTGTGGCAATTCTAGATATTACTGGGTAAACTTTATGAATGAGTTCTCGTCAGGTAAAACGCCTGACTATGTCATTTCTAGATATACTGAGTCAACTTTGCGTACTGTAACTTACCAAGAAGTCCACCAATAACACCAATAATTGCCACCGGCAGAAGTTCCTGGTAAGAGTAATCTTCTTGACCTCTTTACGAAAAAGTAAACAATCAATATCACAATTCACAGGTCATTTTTATTCCCTTTTAACAAGGAAAAAGTAATCTTACCCAGATATGTCCCAGATTATGAAACCACCAGCCCCAAAATGACCACATTTTCCGCTGTTACACCAATTCATTGCTGATCGCACCACAACAGCCACGACAGCAGATGTAAAGAATACTCTCCACATAAGATGGCTTCTCCACCTTCAGCAATATAATGATAACATAATCAATCAAATCACATTACATTAAAGTGCAAGACCCGCAGTTGAACAACATTAATATCATTAGGCTACCCAGCGTGCGTAGATGTCCATAAAAAGAACTGCCACAAGAGGTTCCACTTCATAAGTGTATTACCAACGTTACATAATGAATTGGATGACAATAATACCCACCACGAGCATACTAAGTAGTAGGTCTAAACAACTAGCTACGATCAAACCACAGAGTAAAAGCAAAAAATCTATGTAAAAATGTATTGCCGTGGCATCTAAAGTAAGTTCCACGGGGAGCAACAGACCAATTTACATGCAA is a genomic window containing:
- the LOC123090766 gene encoding chloride channel protein CLC-d isoform X1 encodes the protein MLSGDQGLPDGIRMARLAWSRLPTADGAAPLTEGPAASAPAAAAQDELFVGAVESLDYEVIENYAYREEQAQRSKFWVPYYIVLKWFFALLIGVGTGLAAIFINLAVENFSGWKFTLTFAIIQHSYFVGFLVYILLNLALVFSSVYIVTQFAPAAAGSGIPEIKGYLNGVDTHGILLFRTLVGKIFGSIGSVGGGLALGKEGPLVHTGACIASLLGQGGSAKYHLNSRWVQIFESDRDRRDLVTCGCAAGVAAAFRAPVGGVLFALEEVTSWWRSHLMWRVFFTSAVVAVVVRSAMNWCNSGKCGHFGAGGFIIWDISGGQEDYSYQELLPVAIIGVIGGLLGALFNQLTLYITKWRRTYLHKKGKRVQIFEACLISLITSTVSFVLPLLRKCSPCPELETSSGIQCPHPPGTDGNFVNFYCSKDNEYNDLATIFFNSQDDAIRNLFSAKTFHEYSAQSLITFLVMFYSLAIVTFGTAVPAGQFVPGIMIGSTYGRLVGMSVVKFYKKLNVDEGTYALLGAASFLGGSMRMTVSLCVIMVEITNNLQLLPLIMLVLLISKAVGDFFNEGLYEEQARLKGIPLLDSRPKQVMRNMNAKDACKNQKVVCLPRVSRVVDIVSVLQSNKHNGFPIVERGQNGESLVIGLILRSHLLVLLQSKVDFQNTPFPCGPGVLNRHNFSDFVKPASSKGKSIDDIHLTDEELGLYLDLAPFLNPSPYIVPEDMSLAKVYNLFRQLGLRHIFVVPRPSRVVGLITRKDLLLEEDGNTATTELQSTSVRAYLNGKTAGGSAHLERPLLDSLMIQGVNT
- the LOC123090766 gene encoding chloride channel protein CLC-d isoform X2, whose amino-acid sequence is MLSGDQGLPDGIRMARLAWSRLPTADGAAPLTEGPAASAPAAAAQDELFVGAVESLDYEVIENYAYREEQAQRSKFWVPYYIVLKWFFALLIGVGTGLAAIFINLAVENFSGWKFTLTFAIIQHSYFVGFLVYILLNLALVFSSVYIVTQFAPAAAGSGIPEIKGYLNGVDTHGILLFRTLVGKIFGSIGSVGGGLALGKEGPLVHTGACIASLLGQGGSAKYHLNSRWVQIFESDRDRRDLVTCGCAAGVAAAFRAPVGGVLFALEEVTSWWRSHLMWRVFFTSAVVAVVVRSAMNWCNSGKCGHFGAGGFIIWDISGGQEDYSYQELLPVAIIGVIGGLLGALFNQLTLYITKWRRTYLHKKGKRVQIFEACLISLITSTVSFVLPLLRKCSPCPELETSSGIQCPHPPGTDGNFVNFYCSKDNEYNDLATIFFNSQDDAIRNLFSAKTFHEYSAQSLITFLVMFYSLAIVTFGTAVPAGQFVPGIMIGSTYGRLVGMSVVKFYKKLNVDEGTYALLGAASFLGGSMRMTVSLCVIMVEITNNLQLLPLIMLVLLISKAVGDFFNEGLYEEQARLKGIPLLDSRPKQVMRNMNAKDACKNQKVVCLPRVSRVVDIVSVLQSNKHNGFPIVERGQNGESLVIGLILRSHLLVLLQSKVDFQNTPFPCGPGVLNRHNFSDFVKPASSKGKSIDDIHLTDEELGLYLDLAPFLNPSPYIVPEDMSLAKVYNLFRQLGLRHIFVVPRPSRVVGLITRKDLLLEEDGNTATTELQSTSSLPER